The following are encoded together in the Lathyrus oleraceus cultivar Zhongwan6 chromosome 3, CAAS_Psat_ZW6_1.0, whole genome shotgun sequence genome:
- the LOC127132682 gene encoding xyloglucan 6-xylosyltransferase 2 isoform X1 — protein MLDKLLGAQRARKFYRFLRHCKVTILCLVLTIVVLRGTIGAGKFGTPEQDFVDIRNRFTSRKLPESHRILAETHSSSSSSSSRSDISTNNYNAFDINTILVDEEEEEKSSSDKAYRLGPKISNWNEQRSKWLIENPDFPNFIRPGKPRVLLVTGSSPKPCENPVGDHYLLKSIKNKIDYCRLHGIEVFYNMALLDAEMAGFWAKLPLIRKLLLSHPEVEFLWWMDSDAMFTDMAFEVPWERYKDSNLVMHGWDEMVYDEKNWIGLNTGSFLLRNCQWSLDLLDVWAPMGPKGKVREEAGKILTRELKERPVFEADDQSAMVYLLAKEKEIWGDKVYLENGYYLHGYWGILVDRYEEMIEKYHPGFGDHRWPLVTHFVGCKPCGKFGDYPVERCLKQMDRAFNFGDNQILQIYGFTHKSLGSRRVRRIRNETNNPLEVKDELGLLHPTFKAVKGKFLKPSPKQITVWGKVAPSLI, from the exons ATGTTAGACAAGCTTTTGGGAGCTCAAAGGGCTAGAAAATTCTACAGATTTCTCAGACATTGTAAGGTTACAATCCTCTGTCTTGTCCTCACCATTGTTGTCCTACGTGGTACAATCGGTGCCGGTAAATTCGGTACGCCGGAGCAAGATTTCGTTGACATTCGCAACCGCTTCACCTCTCGTAAGCTACCTGAATCTCATCGCATTCTCGCTGAGACTcattcctcttcatcttcttcctcctCTCGTTCAGACATTTCTACAAACAATTACAATGCATTCGACATCAACACAATATTGGtcgatgaagaagaagaagaaaaaagcAGCTCCGACAAGGCTTATCGTTTAGGACCGAAGATTTCGAATTGGAATGAGCAGAGATCAAAATGGCTTATTGAAAACCCCGATTTCCCGAATTTCATTCGACCCGGAAAGCCTCGTGTGCTTTTGGTAACTGGTTCGTCGCCAAAACCGTGTGAGAATCCGGTGGGTGATCATTACTTGTTGAAGTCTATTAAGAACAAGATTGATTATTGTCGTTTACATGGTATTGAGGTGTTTTATAATATGGCTCTTTTGGATGCTGAAATGGCGGGGTTTTGGGCGAAGCTTCCTTTGATTCGGAAGCTTCTTTTGTCACATCCTGAAGTGGAGTTTTTGTGGTGGATGGATAGTGATGCCATGTTTACGGATATGGCTTTTGAAGTTCCGTGGGAGAGGTATAAAGACTCTAATTTGGTGATGCATGGTTGGGATGAGATGGTGTATGATGAGAAGAATTGGATTGGGTTGAATACTGGGAGTTTTTTGTTGAGAAACTGTCAATGGTCATTGGATCTTCTTGATGTTTGGGCACCAATGGGACCAAAAGGGAAAGTTAGGGAAGAAGCTGGGAAAATACTTACACGCGAACTCAAAGAGCGGCCGGTTTTCGAAGCGGATGATCAATCTGCTATGGTTTATTTGTTGGCTAAGGAAAAGGAGATATGGGGTGACAAGGTTTATCTTGAGAATGGTTATTACTTGCACGGATATTGGGGGATTTTGGTTGATAGATATGAGGAAATGATTGAGAAATATCATCCTGGTTTTGGTGATCATAGATGGCCATTGGTGACTCATTTTGTGGGATGTAAACCTTGTGGGAAGTTTGGTGATTATCCTGTTGAGAGATGCTTGAAGCAGATGGATAGAGCTTTCAATTTTGGTGATAATCAGATATTGCAGATTTATGGATTCACACATAAGTCATTGGGTAGTAGGAGAGTTAGGAGAATAAGAAATGAGACTAATAATCCTCTTGAAGTTAAAGATGAACTTGGTTTGCTTCATCCTACTTTTAAAGCTGTTAAG GGAAAGTTTTTGAAGCCATCACCAAAGCAAATCACTGTGTGGGGAAAGGTAGCACCATCCTTAATCTGA
- the LOC127132681 gene encoding thiamine pyrophosphokinase 1, whose product MELMSHSSTFLLQPENPDAASSSSVSLTYALIVLNQPLPKFTPLLWSHAHIRVCADGGANRLYDEMPLLFPLEDPSHIRSRYTPDAIKSDMDSVKTEVLDFYAKLVLLFVNLNVHVMERIISELNLLDSLQIAITGPYVEGFVVFIIDESKDQDTTDLHKCVAYLRDLTPNTDKSELCILVAGALGGRFDHEIGNINVLCLFSNTRIILLSNDCLIHLLPKNHSHKIFIQSVEGPHCGLVPIGIPCGSSTTTGLEWDLNDMEMRFGGLISTSNILKGDIVTVQSDSDLLWTVSINKL is encoded by the exons ATGGAACTGATGTCTCATTCCTCAACCTTCCTTCTTCAGCCGGAGAATCCAGACGCAGCTTCCTCTTCTTCTGTCTCTCTAACATACGCTCTCATTGTTCTCAATCAACCTCTCCCCAAATTCACTCCTCTGCTTTGGAGCCACG CACATATACGAGTGTGCGCAGATGGAGGTGCCAACCGTCTGTATGATGAAATGCCTCTTTTGTTTCCTCTAGAGGATCCTTCTCATATTCGCTCACG GTACACGCCTGATGCAATCAAAAGTGACATGGATTCAGTCAAGACTGAAGTACTCGATTTCTATGCAAAACTGGTACTATTGTTTGTCAATCTCAATGTTCATGTAATGGAGAGAATAATTTCAGAACTCAACCTTCTGGATTCACTCCAAATTGCCATTACTGGTCCCTATGTCGAAGGTTTTGTGGTGTTTATAATTGACGAGTCTAAAGATCAGGATACTACAGATTTGCACAAATGTGTTGCATACTTACGTGACCTTACACCAAATACTGATAAATCAGAA CTATGCATTCTCGTTGCTGGAGCACTTGGAGGTAGATTTGATCACGAGATTGGAAACATCAATGTCTTGTGTCTCTTCTCAAACACACGTATTATCCTTCTATCTAATGATTGCCTCATTCATCTTCTTCCAAAGAATCACTCGCATAAGATCTTCATTCAATCTGTCGAGGGTCCACACTGTGGACTAGTCCCCATTGGGATACCGTGTGGAAGTTCTACAACCACGGGACTTGAGTGGGACCTTA ATGACATGGAGATGAGATTTGGCGGTTTAATAAGTACGTCAAATATTCTAAAAGGAGATATTGTAACAGTACAGTCTGATTCAGATCTTCTTTGGACTGTTTCTATCAACAAGCTCTAG
- the LOC127132682 gene encoding xyloglucan 6-xylosyltransferase 2 isoform X2 produces MLDKLLGAQRARKFYRFLRHCKVTILCLVLTIVVLRGTIGAGKFGTPEQDFVDIRNRFTSRKLPESHRILAETHSSSSSSSSRSDISTNNYNAFDINTILVDEEEEEKSSSDKAYRLGPKISNWNEQRSKWLIENPDFPNFIRPGKPRVLLVTGSSPKPCENPVGDHYLLKSIKNKIDYCRLHGIEVFYNMALLDAEMAGFWAKLPLIRKLLLSHPEVEFLWWMDSDAMFTDMAFEVPWERYKDSNLVMHGWDEMVYDEKNWIGLNTGSFLLRNCQWSLDLLDVWAPMGPKGKVREEAGKILTRELKERPVFEADDQSAMVYLLAKEKEIWGDKVYLENGYYLHGYWGILVDRYEEMIEKYHPGFGDHRWPLVTHFVGCKPCGKFGDYPVERCLKQMDRAFNFGDNQILQIYGFTHKSLGSRRVRRIRNETNNPLEVKDELGLLHPTFKAVKVELSIKVG; encoded by the exons ATGTTAGACAAGCTTTTGGGAGCTCAAAGGGCTAGAAAATTCTACAGATTTCTCAGACATTGTAAGGTTACAATCCTCTGTCTTGTCCTCACCATTGTTGTCCTACGTGGTACAATCGGTGCCGGTAAATTCGGTACGCCGGAGCAAGATTTCGTTGACATTCGCAACCGCTTCACCTCTCGTAAGCTACCTGAATCTCATCGCATTCTCGCTGAGACTcattcctcttcatcttcttcctcctCTCGTTCAGACATTTCTACAAACAATTACAATGCATTCGACATCAACACAATATTGGtcgatgaagaagaagaagaaaaaagcAGCTCCGACAAGGCTTATCGTTTAGGACCGAAGATTTCGAATTGGAATGAGCAGAGATCAAAATGGCTTATTGAAAACCCCGATTTCCCGAATTTCATTCGACCCGGAAAGCCTCGTGTGCTTTTGGTAACTGGTTCGTCGCCAAAACCGTGTGAGAATCCGGTGGGTGATCATTACTTGTTGAAGTCTATTAAGAACAAGATTGATTATTGTCGTTTACATGGTATTGAGGTGTTTTATAATATGGCTCTTTTGGATGCTGAAATGGCGGGGTTTTGGGCGAAGCTTCCTTTGATTCGGAAGCTTCTTTTGTCACATCCTGAAGTGGAGTTTTTGTGGTGGATGGATAGTGATGCCATGTTTACGGATATGGCTTTTGAAGTTCCGTGGGAGAGGTATAAAGACTCTAATTTGGTGATGCATGGTTGGGATGAGATGGTGTATGATGAGAAGAATTGGATTGGGTTGAATACTGGGAGTTTTTTGTTGAGAAACTGTCAATGGTCATTGGATCTTCTTGATGTTTGGGCACCAATGGGACCAAAAGGGAAAGTTAGGGAAGAAGCTGGGAAAATACTTACACGCGAACTCAAAGAGCGGCCGGTTTTCGAAGCGGATGATCAATCTGCTATGGTTTATTTGTTGGCTAAGGAAAAGGAGATATGGGGTGACAAGGTTTATCTTGAGAATGGTTATTACTTGCACGGATATTGGGGGATTTTGGTTGATAGATATGAGGAAATGATTGAGAAATATCATCCTGGTTTTGGTGATCATAGATGGCCATTGGTGACTCATTTTGTGGGATGTAAACCTTGTGGGAAGTTTGGTGATTATCCTGTTGAGAGATGCTTGAAGCAGATGGATAGAGCTTTCAATTTTGGTGATAATCAGATATTGCAGATTTATGGATTCACACATAAGTCATTGGGTAGTAGGAGAGTTAGGAGAATAAGAAATGAGACTAATAATCCTCTTGAAGTTAAAGATGAACTTGGTTTGCTTCATCCTACTTTTAAAGCTGTTAAG GTGGAGTTAAGTATAAAAGTTGGCTAG